The stretch of DNA TCAAAATTTAGACGTAAATATACTTACATTGATAAGGGAAAACTTAACTAATCCATTTTTAGATAAGATAATGAAGACAATTTCATCATTAGGAAGTGGTGGACTTATTTGGATAGTTATAGCAGTCATATTATTATGTATCAAAAAGTATAGAAAAGTAGGAATAACATTAATATTAGCATTAATTATAATGACTATATTAGGTGAGGGAATTATTAAGCACTTAGTCCAAAGACCAAGACCATTTTTAGTAGTTCCGGATATAGAATTAATAGTTAAAGCACCTATGTCTTATTCTTTTCCTTCTGGACATACAGGGTCTTCATTTGCAGCAGCCTTTGTTTTAAGTAGTTATTTTAAAGATAAAAAATATTTATTTTTAGGAATAGCAACTTTAATGGGCTTTTCTAGACTTTATTTATTTGTTCATTACCCTTCAGATGTAATTGCAGGAGTTATAGTAGGCTTTATTAGCTATAAAGTTGCGAGTATTTTAATAAATAAAATCTTTACTAAAAATATTGTGGAATTAATAGTTTATAATGTAAAATATATGTAAAGGGTTCTTTTAGTATATTCTAATGAAATATATAGGAGGAAGGAGAAGTGGAATTTTATATAGAGTCTAAAGGAATATCTACAGAAAGAGATAAAAGTAAAGTATCCCTAAAAAATATAGAAAAGATTTCTATAGATGAAGGATTAAATATTATAGGAAAAACTATAAAAAGTATAATTAGTATGGGATATTTAAATAAAATATCAGAAGTTGATTTAGAATTAGCATATAATGAATTTTTAGCTTGGGTAGATGAGTTAATAGAAAATGAACCTATAAATAAAAATATAGTAGCTATTAATTTTGCATTATCTGAAACTAGAAGGGGATTTCAATTATATATAGCAGGTTCTAAAGAATGGGATTTTTATGATGATGATTGGATGTATAATAGAGATTATTTTCCTAAAAACCAAAACTGTAGGATAAGATTACTTAATAAATTAAAAAGTAATTATGATAAAGATGAATATATAAAAATGTTTTTCTCCATTATAGTGATATCTACATATTTTATATTAAAGTATATAAAATATAATAAAGTAATTACTAGTAGAAATATTAATATATCTTTAGGAACAGATGATTATATAATTAATTTATGTCAATTATTTAATGGAAGAATAGAAGTATACAAAAAAGCAATTCCATTACCAATAGATGAATAAATAAAGCCTTTTTGATTAATACTATTATTAAAACAATCTATAGTTATTATAGATAGAATAATAGGAGGTTTTGTGTTATGGGTATGGAAAAACTAGAAAGAAAAATGAAAAGACTTTATAAACAAGTGAAGTCAGGAAAAGTTACAGAAGAAATAGCAGATGAAATGGCTGATATGATGGATACCATAGAAAATATGGGATCAGAAGCAAAAGAAAAATTTGCTGATATGATGGATGACATGAAAAAATCCATATCAAAAATGAAAAAGTAGTATATTTAAGTCTATAACCACTAAGATTTTTAATCTTAGTGGTTTAATTTTTATAAGAAAAAATAAAAAAATTTATTAAATTTTATAATCAAATACAAACGGTTGTACTAATATAATATAAAGAGAAAAAATTAAGAGTGGAGAATAATATGAAAAGAAGTAGTGGGATTTTGATGCATATTTCATCTTTACCAAGTAAATATGGTATTGGAACCTTTGGAGAAGAAGCATACAGATTTGTGGACTTTCTAAAAAAAAGTGGACAAAGATATTGGCAAATATTACCCTTAGGTCAAACAGGATATGGAGATTCTCCTTATCAATGTTTTTCAGCTTTTGCAGGAAATCCATATTTTATAGATTTTGATTTGTTAAAAAATCAGGGATTTTTAAAGGAGTCAGATTATAACAGTGAATTTTTTGGAGAGAATAAAAATTTAGTAGATTATGGAACTCTGTTTATTGCAAAAAACAAAGTTCTTAGAAAAGCTTATGAAAACTCTAAAGGTAAATTAGAAAGAGAAATATATCAATTTTCAGAAGGAAATAAAGAATGGTTAGATGACTATGCCTTATATATGTCAGTAAAAAAACACTTTAATTTAAAGAGTTGGACAACCTGGGATAAGGATATAAGATTAAGAAAAATTGAAGCTATAGAAAAATATAAAAATGAATTAAAGGATGAAATTAATTATTGGAAGTTTATACAGTATATATTTTTTAATCAATGGAGTAGATTGAAAAAGTATGCTAATAATTTAGGGATAAAGATAATAGGAGATATCCCCATTTATGTAGCAGAGGATAGTGCTGACCTTTGGAGCAATCCACAATATTTTAAGGTGGATGATAATATGCTTCCAACTAAAGTTTCTGGATGTCCTCCAGATTTATTTTCTGAAACAGGACAACTTTGGGGAAATCCTATTTATAATTGGAGTTTAATGGAGAAAGAAAATTATAAATGGTGGATAAAAAGAGTACGAGAAAGTTTAAATATGTATGATGTTATAAGAATAGATCATTTTAGAGGTTTTGAATCTTATTGGGAAGTACCTTATGGGAATGATACAGCTATAAATGGTAGTTGGGTTAAAGGACCTGGTATTAAGCTATTTGATGAAATAAAAAAAGAGTTAGGTGAAGTAAGTATTATAGCAGAAGATTTAGGATTTCTAACTGAAGAGGTTATTGAATTTAGAAATAAGACAGGCTTTCCTGGTATGAAAGTATTACAATTTGCTTTTGGGGGAGGAAACAGTTATCTTCCCCATAATTATGAAAAAAACTGCGTAGTTTATACAGGAACTCATGATAATGATACAATTTATGGTTGGTATAATAATACAGCAAGTGAACAAGAAGTAGAATCAGCTAAAAAATATTTAGCATTAAGTTATGATGAAGGTATATCTATTGGATTTATAAGGGGAGCATTTAGTAGTGTTGCAGATTTAGCGATAACAACTATGCAAGACTTTTTAGGTTTAGGAAGTGAAGCAAGAATGAATCTTCCAGCTACCTTAGGTGATAACTGGAAGTGGAGAGTTAAAAAAGAAGATTTAACAGATGAATTAGCAGAAAAAATATATCAATTGACTATGAGATATGAAAGAATATAAGTTGAAAAATAGTTAATGTTTATAAATAATTGAACCTGTAGAGTATTAGTTATAGTACACTACAGGTTTTTTATATTATAATGAGAAGTATATTTAAAATTAAAGGAAGTAATAAGATGAATAGAGATTTAGATTTAGGTAAAGAAAGTATAGGTAAGTTATTTTTGAAGTATTCAATTCCTAGTGTTATAGGAACTTTAATATTTTCAATTTATATTGTAATTGATGGGATTTTTATAGGAAGAGCAGTAGGTTCCAGTGGACTTGCGGCTATAAATATAGCTATGCCATTTTTTAGTACTTCATTTGCTATAAGCTTAATGGTATCAGTTGGGGGAAGCACTATAACCAGCATAGAACTTGGTCAAGGTGATAAAGAAAAGGCTAGAAATACTTTTAGTTTAGCCTTTTATTCACTTTTATCAATTTCAATAATAGCGTCAATAATAACGATATTATTTACTAAGGAAATTGCAATATTTTTAGGAGCAACAGGTGAGTTAATAAAACCAGTATGTGAATATTTAGCTATACTAGCATTATTTTTACCGGTATTTACATGTTCAGGATATTTAGCTTCTGGACTTAGAACTATTGGAAAACCAAATTATTCAATGATTTGTAATATTGTTGGATCAGTATTAAATATTATACTTGATTACATAATGGTTATAGAACTTAATATGGGGGTTTTTGGAGCCGCATTAGCTTCAGGTATAGCCTTTGCAGTTGCTTTTATAGTTGCAATATTAGGATATTTTAATAAAAATTCAGTGTTAAAATTTGTTAAATGTAAAGTTGATCTTAAAAAGGTAGGAAGATTCTTTTATAATGGTTCGTCAGAGGCATTAGCTGAATTTGCCTTTGCTTTTTCAACATATTTATTTAATATTGTTTTAATAAATAGATTAGGAGAAATGGGAGTTTCAGCTTTTTCAATAATACAATATATAGCATCATTAGTTGTAGCTGTATTTCTAGGAATATCAACAGGAATATCACCCATTATAAGCTATAATTACGGAGCTAAAAATAATAAAAGAATAGGAAGTATAACAAAGATTTCATTGGTAGTTATGACAGCTCTTGGCATTATATGTACAACAACATTATTTGTTGGAGGAGAAGGATTAATAAGGTTATTTGTTGATGGAGATGAGGCTTTAATAGAAACTACAATAGGTGCTTGCAAAATATATTCAACTTGCTTTTTGATAAGTGGAATAAATATATTAGCCTCTGCATATTTTACAGCTTTAGAAGATGCAAAAACATCTATTATAATTTCAATGCTTAGAGGAATTATTTTTATTTCAATAGGAATAATTATATTACCGCTATTTTTAGATATTAATGGAGTATGGTTAACTGTAACTTTTGCAGAGTTAATGAC from Clostridium chauvoei encodes:
- a CDS encoding phosphatase PAP2 family protein, whose amino-acid sequence is MLQLIQNLDVNILTLIRENLTNPFLDKIMKTISSLGSGGLIWIVIAVILLCIKKYRKVGITLILALIIMTILGEGIIKHLVQRPRPFLVVPDIELIVKAPMSYSFPSGHTGSSFAAAFVLSSYFKDKKYLFLGIATLMGFSRLYLFVHYPSDVIAGVIVGFISYKVASILINKIFTKNIVELIVYNVKYM
- a CDS encoding MATE family efflux transporter, whose amino-acid sequence is MNRDLDLGKESIGKLFLKYSIPSVIGTLIFSIYIVIDGIFIGRAVGSSGLAAINIAMPFFSTSFAISLMVSVGGSTITSIELGQGDKEKARNTFSLAFYSLLSISIIASIITILFTKEIAIFLGATGELIKPVCEYLAILALFLPVFTCSGYLASGLRTIGKPNYSMICNIVGSVLNIILDYIMVIELNMGVFGAALASGIAFAVAFIVAILGYFNKNSVLKFVKCKVDLKKVGRFFYNGSSEALAEFAFAFSTYLFNIVLINRLGEMGVSAFSIIQYIASLVVAVFLGISTGISPIISYNYGAKNNKRIGSITKISLVVMTALGIICTTTLFVGGEGLIRLFVDGDEALIETTIGACKIYSTCFLISGINILASAYFTALEDAKTSIIISMLRGIIFISIGIIILPLFLDINGVWLTVTFAELMTVIISYRLMKKSYLSMKLENK